A window from Citrus sinensis cultivar Valencia sweet orange chromosome 3, DVS_A1.0, whole genome shotgun sequence encodes these proteins:
- the LOC102607056 gene encoding calcium-dependent protein kinase 1, with protein MGNCNGLPSSQTQLHSTTADPDTGPGHHPNGLKIDPPGPPRPSSSATSATSSSVGRVLGKPMEDVRNTYIFGRELGRGQFGITYLVTHKYTKQQFACKSISSRKLINRDDVEDVRREVQIMHHLTGHRNIVELKGAYEDRHSVNLIMDLCAGGELFDRIIAKGHYSERAAANLCRQMVTVVHYCHSMGVMHRDLKPENFLFSSSAEDSPLKATDFGLSVFFKPGDVFKDLVGSAYYVAPEVLRRNYGAEADIWSAGVILYILLSGVPPFWGETEQSIFDAILRGHIDFSSDPWPNISSSAKDIVKKMLRADPKERLSAAEVLNHPWMRVDGDASDKPLDIAVLTRMKQFRAMNKLKKVALKVIAENLSEEEIMGLKEMFKSMDTDNSGTITFEELKAGLPKLGTRLSESEVRQLMEAADVDGNGTIDYIEFITATMHMNRVEREEHLYKAFEYFDKDNSGYITMEELEHALKKYNMGDAKTIKEIIAEVDIDNDGRINYEEFAAMMRKGNPDMVGNRRRK; from the exons ATGGGCAACTGTAACGGCCTACCCTCGTCTCAAACTCAACTCCACTCAACCACTGCCGATCCCGACACTGGGCCCGGCCACCACCCCAACGGCCTCAAAATAGATCCTCCGGGTCCTCCTCGTCCTTCTTCCTCTGCCACGTCAGCCACCTCGTCATCCGTTGGCCGTGTCCTCGGCAAACCCATGGAGGACGTCCGCAACACCTACATCTTCGGCCGCGAGCTCGGCCGCGGCCAGTTCGGCATCACCTACTTAGTAACTCACAAATACACCAAACAACAATTCGCCTGCAAATCCATCTCCTCTCGCAAGCTCATAAACCGCGACGACGTCGAAGACGTCCGCCGTGAGGTCCAGATCATGCACCACCTAACCGGGCACAGGAATATTGTGGAGCTGAAGGGGGCGTATGAGGACAGGCACTCGGTGAATTTGATTATGGATTTGTGTGCGGGAGGGGAGTTGTTTGATCGGATCATAGCCAAGGGGCATTATTCGGAGAGAGCCGCTGCGAATTTGTGTCGACAGATGGTGACTGTGGTGCATTACTGTCATTCCATGGGTGTGATGCACAGAGACTTGAAGCCTGAGAATTTCTTATTCTCGAGTTCCGCTGAGGATTCTCCTTTGAAGGCTACTGATTTCGGACTCTCTGTGTTTTTCAAGCCAG GAGATGTCTTTAAGGACCTTGTTGGAAGTGCGTATTATGTAGCTCCTGAGGTGTTGCGCAGAAATTACGGAGCTGAGGCTGACATTTGGAGTGCTGGGGTGATCCTATACATTCTTCTTAGTGGTGTCCCTCCATTTTGGGGAG AGACTGAACAGAGTATCTTTGATGCCATTCTACGGGGGCATATTGATTTCTCATCTGATCCTTGGCCCAACATCTCCAGTAGTGCCAAAGATATTGTGAAGAAGATGCTGCGTGCTGATCCTAAAGAAAGGCTTTCAGCTGCTGAAGTTTTAA ATCATCCGTGGATGAGGGTAGATGGTGATGCCTCTGATAAGCCCCTTGATATTGCTGTTTTAACTAGAATGAAGCAATTCAGGGCAAtgaacaaacttaaaaaagttGCACTAAAG GTGATTGCTGAAAATCTTTCTGAGGAGGAAATAATGGGCTTGAAGGAAATGTTCAAATCGATGGACACAGATAACAGTGGCACAATCACTTTTGAAGAGTTGAAAGCTGGTCTTCCAAAGCTAGGCACCAGACTTTCTGAATCTGAAGTTAGGCAATTAATGGAAGCA GCTGATGTTGATGGAAATGGAACCATTGATTACATTGAATTCATAACAGCTACTATGCACATGAATAGAGTGGAAAGAGAGGAACACTTGTACAAAGCCTTCGAATATTTTGACAAGGACAACAGTGG GTACATCACAATGGAAGAGCTGGAACATGCGCTTAAGAAGTATAATATGGGAGatgcaaaaacaataaaagagaTCATTGCAGAAGTTGACATAGACAAT GATGGAAGAATTAATTATGAAGAGTTTGCTGCTATGATGAGAAAGGGAAATCCTGATATGGTTGGAAACAGAAGGCGCAAGTAG
- the LOC102607349 gene encoding potassium transporter 3 isoform X1, translated as MQVETKSPRQEFLLLAYQSFGIVFSDLSISPLYVYKSTFSGSLRHYQNEDAVFGAFSVIFWTLTLLSLFKYVIIVLNADDNGEGGTFSLYALLCRHAKVGLLPNHQAADEELTTYHDPGYSSRNMTSSPFKVFMERHKKTKTGLLLLVLLGAALVFSIGVLTPAISVLSSIDGLQVQLQNRHTRMVVFLACLVLIGHFVLQYRGTHRVAFMFAPVVILWLLSTTGIGIYNVIKWNPRVYQALSPYYIYKFFKYTGRDGWTSLAGLFLCTTGSEAMFADLGQFTAGSIKLAFCCIVFPCLVLQYMGQAAFLSKNFSAAPLSFHASIPDPLRWPVLVVATLAAIVASQSVISATFSTVKQCYALGCFPRVKVVHKARWVRGQVYIPEINWVLMILSLAVTVGFRDTNRLANAYGSACMALTFVSTLLTSLVIYFVWNQSLFLALLYVLFFGSIEIIYLSSACMKIPNGGWVALMFTTVFLAIMYVWHYGSRKRYLYDLHNKVPMKWILAQGSSLGIVRVPGIGLLFTELANGVPPTFTHFLTNLPAFYQVVVFICVKTVPLPYVHHKERYLIGRIGPKSYRMYRCIVRNGYKDVPNSGDDFENDIVMSIAEFIQMEAEGFTNLDAPVDGWLAVVRTSEKFGKRLARSESDSKEESCSSSFPITGSCSKSPALQKLQSMYEQESPDLNYRPRVQFKLTDTKFKDLRVKEELLQLLEAKCAGVSYIIGHSRIKAKWNAPFLKRFVINVAYSFLRKNSRSPAVFLNIPHICLIEVGINYYL; from the exons ATG CAGGTTGAAACTAAAAGCCCGCGTCAGGAATTTCTTCTTTTGGCATACCAGAGTTTCGGCATTGTTTTTAGCGACTTGAGTATTTCTCCTCTTTATGTTTATAAAAGTACATTTTCTGGAAGTTTGCGCCATTATCAAAATGAAGATGCAGTATTTGGCGCGTTTTCCGTTATTTTTTGGACTTTAACTCTTCTTTCGTTGTTCAAGTATGTCATCATTGTGTTAAACGCGGACGATAATGGTGAAG GAGGAACGTTTTCTCTATACGCACTCCTTTGCCGACATGCAAAAGTTGGTTTACTTCCCAATCATCAAGCAGCTGACGAGGAGCTTACTACATATCATGATCCAGGTTATTCAAGCAGAAATATGACTTCTTCTCCATTCAAAGTGTTTATGGAGAGACATAAGAAAACCAAAACTGGTTtgcttcttcttgttttgCTTGGTGCTGCCCTGGTTTTTAGTATTGGCGTCCTCACGCCAGCAATTtctg TTCTTTCATCCATTGATGGGCTGCAAGTCCAATTACAGAATAGGCACACTA GAATGGTGGTTTTCCTTGCCTGTCTTGTATTGATTGGCCATTTTGTTTTGCAATACCGAGGAACCCACAGGGTGGCCTTCATGTTTGCTCCTGTTGTGATTTTATGGTTATTATCTACTACTGGTATTGGCATCTACAATGTCATTAAGTGGAATCCAAGAGTCTACCAGGCCCTTTCcccatattatatatacaagtTCTTTAAATACACAGGAAGAGATGGTTGGACTTCTCTTGCAGGACTATTTTTATGTACAACTG GATCTGAAGCTATGTTTGCAGACCTTGGCCAATTCACAGCTGGATCAATAAAG CTTGCATTCTGTTGCATTGTTTTCCCATGTCTAGTGCTTCAATATATGGGACAGGCTGCATTTCTTTCGAAAAATTTTTCTGCTGCACCTCTAAGCTTTCATGCTTCTATACCAG ATCCACTGCGTTGGCCGGTTCTTGTTGTGGCAACTTTAGCCGCAATTGTTGCAAGTCAGTCCGTTATCTCTGCTACATTCTCAACTGTCAAACAATGCTATGCATTAGGATGTTTCCCCCGTGTCAAGGTTGTACATAAAGCTAGATGGGTCCGTGGTCAGGTGTATATCCCAGAGATAAATTGGGTCCTTATGATTCTCAGTCTGGCTGTCACAGTTGGTTTTCGAGACACGAACCGTCTAGCAAATGCTTATG GTAGTGCTTGCATGGCTCTGACATTTGTATCGACATTGTTGACATCTTTGGTCATCTACTTTGTATGGAATCAGAGTCTCTTTTTAGCCCTTCTGTATGTGCTATTCTTTGGATCAATTGAAATCATCTACCTCTCGTCCGCTTGTATGAAAATCCCCAATGGTGGATGGGTTGCTCTGATGTTCACTACCGTCTTTCTGGCTATTATGTATGTGTGGCATTACGGCAGCAGGAAGAGgtatttatatgatttgcataATAAAGTACCCATGAAATGGATCCTTGCACAAGGTTCAAGTCTTGGGATTGTAAGGGTCCCTGGGATCGGCCTCCTCTTCACTGAGTTGGCAAATGGAGTCCCACCCACATTCACTCATTTCTTAACCAACCTACCTGCATTTTACCAAGTGGTTGTATTTATCTGTGTGAAGACTGTTCCTCTTCCTTATGTCCATCATAAAGAGCGGTATCTCATTGGACGGATTGGTCCCAAATCATACCGTATGTACCGCTGCATTGTCCGGAATGGCTACAAGGATGTCCCGAACAGTGGagatgattttgaaaatgacaTTGTCATGAGCATAGCAGAATTTATCCAAATGGAAGCAGAAGGGTTCACAAATCTGGATGCTCCTGTGGATGGCTGGCTAGCAGTTGTTAGGACATCTGAGAAGTTTGGGAAAAGATTGGCAAGGTCAGAATCTGATAGTAAAGAAGAAAGCTGCAGTTCAAGTTTTCCAATAACTGGTAGTTGCAGCAAATCACCTGCTTTGCAGAAGTTGCAGTCCATGTATGAGCAGGAGTCACCTGACCTCAACTATAGACCCCGTGTTCAGTTCAAGTTGACGGATACAAAATTCAAAGATCTGAGAGTTAAGGAAGAGCTCTTGCAGCTTTTAGAAGCTAAATGTGCTGGTGTCTCGTATATAATAGGGCATTCTCGGATAAAGGCAAAATGGAACGCACCATTCTTGAAGAGGTTTGTGATTAATGTGGCATACTCTTTCTTGCGTAAAAATAGCCGGTCCCCTGCCGTGTTCTTGAACATACCTCATATTTGTTTGATTGAGGTGGGTATAAACTATTATTTGTAG
- the LOC102607349 gene encoding potassium transporter 3 isoform X2, whose amino-acid sequence MVETKSPRQEFLLLAYQSFGIVFSDLSISPLYVYKSTFSGSLRHYQNEDAVFGAFSVIFWTLTLLSLFKYVIIVLNADDNGEGGTFSLYALLCRHAKVGLLPNHQAADEELTTYHDPGYSSRNMTSSPFKVFMERHKKTKTGLLLLVLLGAALVFSIGVLTPAISVLSSIDGLQVQLQNRHTRMVVFLACLVLIGHFVLQYRGTHRVAFMFAPVVILWLLSTTGIGIYNVIKWNPRVYQALSPYYIYKFFKYTGRDGWTSLAGLFLCTTGSEAMFADLGQFTAGSIKLAFCCIVFPCLVLQYMGQAAFLSKNFSAAPLSFHASIPDPLRWPVLVVATLAAIVASQSVISATFSTVKQCYALGCFPRVKVVHKARWVRGQVYIPEINWVLMILSLAVTVGFRDTNRLANAYGSACMALTFVSTLLTSLVIYFVWNQSLFLALLYVLFFGSIEIIYLSSACMKIPNGGWVALMFTTVFLAIMYVWHYGSRKRYLYDLHNKVPMKWILAQGSSLGIVRVPGIGLLFTELANGVPPTFTHFLTNLPAFYQVVVFICVKTVPLPYVHHKERYLIGRIGPKSYRMYRCIVRNGYKDVPNSGDDFENDIVMSIAEFIQMEAEGFTNLDAPVDGWLAVVRTSEKFGKRLARSESDSKEESCSSSFPITGSCSKSPALQKLQSMYEQESPDLNYRPRVQFKLTDTKFKDLRVKEELLQLLEAKCAGVSYIIGHSRIKAKWNAPFLKRFVINVAYSFLRKNSRSPAVFLNIPHICLIEVGINYYL is encoded by the exons ATG GTTGAAACTAAAAGCCCGCGTCAGGAATTTCTTCTTTTGGCATACCAGAGTTTCGGCATTGTTTTTAGCGACTTGAGTATTTCTCCTCTTTATGTTTATAAAAGTACATTTTCTGGAAGTTTGCGCCATTATCAAAATGAAGATGCAGTATTTGGCGCGTTTTCCGTTATTTTTTGGACTTTAACTCTTCTTTCGTTGTTCAAGTATGTCATCATTGTGTTAAACGCGGACGATAATGGTGAAG GAGGAACGTTTTCTCTATACGCACTCCTTTGCCGACATGCAAAAGTTGGTTTACTTCCCAATCATCAAGCAGCTGACGAGGAGCTTACTACATATCATGATCCAGGTTATTCAAGCAGAAATATGACTTCTTCTCCATTCAAAGTGTTTATGGAGAGACATAAGAAAACCAAAACTGGTTtgcttcttcttgttttgCTTGGTGCTGCCCTGGTTTTTAGTATTGGCGTCCTCACGCCAGCAATTtctg TTCTTTCATCCATTGATGGGCTGCAAGTCCAATTACAGAATAGGCACACTA GAATGGTGGTTTTCCTTGCCTGTCTTGTATTGATTGGCCATTTTGTTTTGCAATACCGAGGAACCCACAGGGTGGCCTTCATGTTTGCTCCTGTTGTGATTTTATGGTTATTATCTACTACTGGTATTGGCATCTACAATGTCATTAAGTGGAATCCAAGAGTCTACCAGGCCCTTTCcccatattatatatacaagtTCTTTAAATACACAGGAAGAGATGGTTGGACTTCTCTTGCAGGACTATTTTTATGTACAACTG GATCTGAAGCTATGTTTGCAGACCTTGGCCAATTCACAGCTGGATCAATAAAG CTTGCATTCTGTTGCATTGTTTTCCCATGTCTAGTGCTTCAATATATGGGACAGGCTGCATTTCTTTCGAAAAATTTTTCTGCTGCACCTCTAAGCTTTCATGCTTCTATACCAG ATCCACTGCGTTGGCCGGTTCTTGTTGTGGCAACTTTAGCCGCAATTGTTGCAAGTCAGTCCGTTATCTCTGCTACATTCTCAACTGTCAAACAATGCTATGCATTAGGATGTTTCCCCCGTGTCAAGGTTGTACATAAAGCTAGATGGGTCCGTGGTCAGGTGTATATCCCAGAGATAAATTGGGTCCTTATGATTCTCAGTCTGGCTGTCACAGTTGGTTTTCGAGACACGAACCGTCTAGCAAATGCTTATG GTAGTGCTTGCATGGCTCTGACATTTGTATCGACATTGTTGACATCTTTGGTCATCTACTTTGTATGGAATCAGAGTCTCTTTTTAGCCCTTCTGTATGTGCTATTCTTTGGATCAATTGAAATCATCTACCTCTCGTCCGCTTGTATGAAAATCCCCAATGGTGGATGGGTTGCTCTGATGTTCACTACCGTCTTTCTGGCTATTATGTATGTGTGGCATTACGGCAGCAGGAAGAGgtatttatatgatttgcataATAAAGTACCCATGAAATGGATCCTTGCACAAGGTTCAAGTCTTGGGATTGTAAGGGTCCCTGGGATCGGCCTCCTCTTCACTGAGTTGGCAAATGGAGTCCCACCCACATTCACTCATTTCTTAACCAACCTACCTGCATTTTACCAAGTGGTTGTATTTATCTGTGTGAAGACTGTTCCTCTTCCTTATGTCCATCATAAAGAGCGGTATCTCATTGGACGGATTGGTCCCAAATCATACCGTATGTACCGCTGCATTGTCCGGAATGGCTACAAGGATGTCCCGAACAGTGGagatgattttgaaaatgacaTTGTCATGAGCATAGCAGAATTTATCCAAATGGAAGCAGAAGGGTTCACAAATCTGGATGCTCCTGTGGATGGCTGGCTAGCAGTTGTTAGGACATCTGAGAAGTTTGGGAAAAGATTGGCAAGGTCAGAATCTGATAGTAAAGAAGAAAGCTGCAGTTCAAGTTTTCCAATAACTGGTAGTTGCAGCAAATCACCTGCTTTGCAGAAGTTGCAGTCCATGTATGAGCAGGAGTCACCTGACCTCAACTATAGACCCCGTGTTCAGTTCAAGTTGACGGATACAAAATTCAAAGATCTGAGAGTTAAGGAAGAGCTCTTGCAGCTTTTAGAAGCTAAATGTGCTGGTGTCTCGTATATAATAGGGCATTCTCGGATAAAGGCAAAATGGAACGCACCATTCTTGAAGAGGTTTGTGATTAATGTGGCATACTCTTTCTTGCGTAAAAATAGCCGGTCCCCTGCCGTGTTCTTGAACATACCTCATATTTGTTTGATTGAGGTGGGTATAAACTATTATTTGTAG
- the LOC102607349 gene encoding potassium transporter 3 isoform X4 — MTSSPFKVFMERHKKTKTGLLLLVLLGAALVFSIGVLTPAISVLSSIDGLQVQLQNRHTRMVVFLACLVLIGHFVLQYRGTHRVAFMFAPVVILWLLSTTGIGIYNVIKWNPRVYQALSPYYIYKFFKYTGRDGWTSLAGLFLCTTGSEAMFADLGQFTAGSIKLAFCCIVFPCLVLQYMGQAAFLSKNFSAAPLSFHASIPDPLRWPVLVVATLAAIVASQSVISATFSTVKQCYALGCFPRVKVVHKARWVRGQVYIPEINWVLMILSLAVTVGFRDTNRLANAYGSACMALTFVSTLLTSLVIYFVWNQSLFLALLYVLFFGSIEIIYLSSACMKIPNGGWVALMFTTVFLAIMYVWHYGSRKRYLYDLHNKVPMKWILAQGSSLGIVRVPGIGLLFTELANGVPPTFTHFLTNLPAFYQVVVFICVKTVPLPYVHHKERYLIGRIGPKSYRMYRCIVRNGYKDVPNSGDDFENDIVMSIAEFIQMEAEGFTNLDAPVDGWLAVVRTSEKFGKRLARSESDSKEESCSSSFPITGSCSKSPALQKLQSMYEQESPDLNYRPRVQFKLTDTKFKDLRVKEELLQLLEAKCAGVSYIIGHSRIKAKWNAPFLKRFVINVAYSFLRKNSRSPAVFLNIPHICLIEVGINYYL; from the exons ATGACTTCTTCTCCATTCAAAGTGTTTATGGAGAGACATAAGAAAACCAAAACTGGTTtgcttcttcttgttttgCTTGGTGCTGCCCTGGTTTTTAGTATTGGCGTCCTCACGCCAGCAATTtctg TTCTTTCATCCATTGATGGGCTGCAAGTCCAATTACAGAATAGGCACACTA GAATGGTGGTTTTCCTTGCCTGTCTTGTATTGATTGGCCATTTTGTTTTGCAATACCGAGGAACCCACAGGGTGGCCTTCATGTTTGCTCCTGTTGTGATTTTATGGTTATTATCTACTACTGGTATTGGCATCTACAATGTCATTAAGTGGAATCCAAGAGTCTACCAGGCCCTTTCcccatattatatatacaagtTCTTTAAATACACAGGAAGAGATGGTTGGACTTCTCTTGCAGGACTATTTTTATGTACAACTG GATCTGAAGCTATGTTTGCAGACCTTGGCCAATTCACAGCTGGATCAATAAAG CTTGCATTCTGTTGCATTGTTTTCCCATGTCTAGTGCTTCAATATATGGGACAGGCTGCATTTCTTTCGAAAAATTTTTCTGCTGCACCTCTAAGCTTTCATGCTTCTATACCAG ATCCACTGCGTTGGCCGGTTCTTGTTGTGGCAACTTTAGCCGCAATTGTTGCAAGTCAGTCCGTTATCTCTGCTACATTCTCAACTGTCAAACAATGCTATGCATTAGGATGTTTCCCCCGTGTCAAGGTTGTACATAAAGCTAGATGGGTCCGTGGTCAGGTGTATATCCCAGAGATAAATTGGGTCCTTATGATTCTCAGTCTGGCTGTCACAGTTGGTTTTCGAGACACGAACCGTCTAGCAAATGCTTATG GTAGTGCTTGCATGGCTCTGACATTTGTATCGACATTGTTGACATCTTTGGTCATCTACTTTGTATGGAATCAGAGTCTCTTTTTAGCCCTTCTGTATGTGCTATTCTTTGGATCAATTGAAATCATCTACCTCTCGTCCGCTTGTATGAAAATCCCCAATGGTGGATGGGTTGCTCTGATGTTCACTACCGTCTTTCTGGCTATTATGTATGTGTGGCATTACGGCAGCAGGAAGAGgtatttatatgatttgcataATAAAGTACCCATGAAATGGATCCTTGCACAAGGTTCAAGTCTTGGGATTGTAAGGGTCCCTGGGATCGGCCTCCTCTTCACTGAGTTGGCAAATGGAGTCCCACCCACATTCACTCATTTCTTAACCAACCTACCTGCATTTTACCAAGTGGTTGTATTTATCTGTGTGAAGACTGTTCCTCTTCCTTATGTCCATCATAAAGAGCGGTATCTCATTGGACGGATTGGTCCCAAATCATACCGTATGTACCGCTGCATTGTCCGGAATGGCTACAAGGATGTCCCGAACAGTGGagatgattttgaaaatgacaTTGTCATGAGCATAGCAGAATTTATCCAAATGGAAGCAGAAGGGTTCACAAATCTGGATGCTCCTGTGGATGGCTGGCTAGCAGTTGTTAGGACATCTGAGAAGTTTGGGAAAAGATTGGCAAGGTCAGAATCTGATAGTAAAGAAGAAAGCTGCAGTTCAAGTTTTCCAATAACTGGTAGTTGCAGCAAATCACCTGCTTTGCAGAAGTTGCAGTCCATGTATGAGCAGGAGTCACCTGACCTCAACTATAGACCCCGTGTTCAGTTCAAGTTGACGGATACAAAATTCAAAGATCTGAGAGTTAAGGAAGAGCTCTTGCAGCTTTTAGAAGCTAAATGTGCTGGTGTCTCGTATATAATAGGGCATTCTCGGATAAAGGCAAAATGGAACGCACCATTCTTGAAGAGGTTTGTGATTAATGTGGCATACTCTTTCTTGCGTAAAAATAGCCGGTCCCCTGCCGTGTTCTTGAACATACCTCATATTTGTTTGATTGAGGTGGGTATAAACTATTATTTGTAG